One Aegilops tauschii subsp. strangulata cultivar AL8/78 chromosome 7, Aet v6.0, whole genome shotgun sequence genomic window carries:
- the LOC141027111 gene encoding uncharacterized protein has protein sequence MEKLGIKEKQLLPSRTVFHGIVPGLSCSPIGKVKIDVLFDDKDHFRREPIWFEVVDLDSPYHALLGRPALAKFMAVPHYAYLKMKMPGTKCIITIAGDYQKSAACAAASSWLAESLVIAEEKCILKRVVTMASKQPDMPSDPKDTEAQGSFQPAKETKKIALDPLHPERHTIVGTNLDSK, from the coding sequence atggagaagttgggtATCAAAGAGAAGCAGCTCCTTCCCAGTCGGACTGTCTTCCACGGCATTGtacctggcctttcctgctcccCGATCGGCAAGGTCAAGATAGATGTCTTGTTCGACGataaagatcacttccgccgtgagccgatctggttcgaggtggttgACCTGGACAGCCCCTACCACGCGCTCTTGGGCCGGCCcgcactggccaagttcatggcagtaccGCACTacgcttacctcaagatgaagatgccgggcaCCAAGtgcatcatcaccatagccggtgACTACCAGAAGTCAGCCGCATGTGCTGCTGCCAGCAGttggctggccgagtccctcgttaTCGCTGAAGAGAAGTGTATCCTTAAGCGGGTGGTGaccatggccagcaagcagccggacATGCCATCCGACCCCAAGGACACGGAggctcagggctccttccagccggccaaagaaaccAAGAAGATTGCCTTGGACCCATTGCACCCGGAGAGGCACACTATCGTAGGGACCaacctcgatagcaaatag